The DNA sequence ATTCTGACCGGCGCTTGCAGCACAGTAATACACTCCAGAGTCATTCCTTTGGGCGTTGCTGATGATCAGCTTGTGCCCTTTACTTGAGTATTTGCCTTCCAGTTTTGAGTACCGAGAACTCTGGCCAATCTTGTGCAGGCTTTTGCCTTCGTTCTCCTTGTACCAAATCACTGTCCAGTATGAAGATCCATCTAGATGGCTGCAGCTGATGTCTACAGTGTCTCCAGGAGATGCCAAGATCCGTGGCagtttttgtgacattttggaagATCCCTGTGATGGAGCAGCTATAACAGGAAAAGGAAGGAACGTTTGGGGCTCTAGTAAGAAATTGAGCAGAGGGGAAACAGGCAGACACATTGCACATTAGATGCATTCATGGGTCATcttggaactggccctggtgATTTCTGCAAGGACATTCTGGGGAAAATATAtctgctccccccaccccttggCTGGTGCATTCCACAGTGCTGAAAAATCTACTGTTTCATTGTTTTTGAAGGCAGCCTCCAATCCAGCTCCCAATTTAAACCTCTCAGCTGAAAGAAAAGACACTTTTCCACAAAATATTTGTACATGCAAGTGTTACCCGGATCCAAAGATGATGGCTTTGGACTGCAGAAGCCATCTCTTGCACAGTGCGTGCACTTCTGGCACCTGCATAGGTACCTTTGGTGAAGAAATGAGAGAGTAGgcagggtgttgttgtttttatttattttttattggttttaacaGTGTGGGCTGTTTGTGGATGTCCCTTTTTACTTGAGCGTTCTGCaaaattaacaattaaatttTGGGTCTTTTGTGAGATTGGGGAACGTAAAAGGGCTGCTACCAAAGCTTATGAAGAGTTTCAACTGCACATCTCCACTAAACAAAAGCAGAAATTAATATCCCTTTGGAAATACTTGTACATTAAATAACTTGCCTAAAGTCCTGCCAAATTTCTTCGGCATGCAGTTCCAAATTACTTGGAGGAAACACAGGTTTAGACACTATTGATCAATCAGTTTTTCCTGATTGTTAAGTCACAACAGAGAACAAAGACATAAAACAGCAGTCACTGCAACAAGACAAAATATTTACAATGGTATCTAGAGGTTGTATGTAAGCAAGTTGTACACAAgagttagacccactgaaattaaggaccGAAATTAGGCATGGCCATTATTCTCAGgcgatctactctgagtaagaataACATTGCCTACAACCCTAACGTATTTATCATACAGAgtacatctactcagaagaaatttAACTGTCAGTGTGTTCAGCAGGGCTTTCTCCCTTgtaagtgtatttaggattgcagccttaaaaacaGAACCAATAATCCACTGAAACCCGATCTCGCTGTGGTGTGAGACTAGGAGGAGGAAACTGTTCAAAAGATACTCACTTTGCAAAGAAAACAGAATGATCCTAATGAAGTGGAGGAACAGCATCTTCTCGTGAGTTACCTTCAAATGCTGAACTTGAAAGCAGACCTGCTGGGGGAATGGACATCTCCTGGTCCCCTGTGCTGTTGTGTGACGTCTTTCAATTTCCTGCCAATTTCCGTGGTCTAGAAAGTCAAATTTGGGAAATGAAAGCCGCCTCTGTCTGTTGCACAGGCACAGACACACACCACACAGAGGACCTCTGGGAGATGCTTCAGCACCTTTGCTTTTTTAAGCCATGCAAGCAGAGAGATTTTTAAGAAGAAGGTGAATAATCCTGCACTAGCACTTGCCCGTATTCcattggtatgacaatggaaccaatgacctagggaagtggtgggctctccaaccttggaggcattcaagaggcagctggacatccacctgtcatgtatgctttaaattggattcctgcattgacccaggggttggactcgatgtccttttaggccccttccaactctaccactcTGTGATTCCATGATCTGCAATATCTGGGGGTTCAGAGGAATAGCACAAATGTGCAGGAAGACTTGCTCAAGAAGAAGGCCATTTTCCATACCAGGcatgtgaattttatttatttttatttgaatagGAATATTTAAAGTCTCCTTTTAGGGTACAGATACGACAAGGCACTTTACATACATAGAAACATGATAAAGGAACACTGTAAATaaaccacatttttttaaaaaatacaatgcaatctaaaacaatttaaagtcaATACTAAGGCCGGGTCAGGAAAGACCCGTATGCAATTTGgcaacattttatttcatctgTAAATGAAAATGGCACACCCTATCCTCCGTCATCTATCGTTTTGACGGGATGGACTCTCTAATAAGTACCCAGGAATGTTGGCTATTTATTTCTGTTTCAATGATGCTTGCAAGAGTCTTTTGATTTCCACTTAGCTGTCTCTATACGATACATGAGAAATAGGTATAATTTATCAACTATCAGTCAGTTTTGGTTTAGTGCTGTTTCTTGTTCAGTTcagtctcaagttcagttctccacatttctgcataagtttgtggtttgtttatattttgaaaaagaaagatcTCATGAAACCTTGTcggcattttggtgcaaatctctcctaatatacacatcatgGCAAGAACTTTTCTCTGATATAATGCAAGTTTATACGTTAGCTTCACGAATgtatgaatttttatgcacattgttccctaatatgcacattttctaCCTGttatttagttggagaactgcataactACATTTGGAAAAGAGTGCATTTTGAGGGAcataactgtgtttcagttcacatgcaCAAATCAAGTAGTTCCACGTTAAAATCCAAACTGGATTCTCCCTCCATCACCAATTGTAAATACATCCATGAACTATAGTTGAAtttcgttttttaaaaagtgttttgctTTATTCTTTCTTGTGTTGTAGGATTTTTGCCACAGATCAATAAGAATCTTTATTTAACTGCTCCCTGCAACCTCTCTATGGCCCAGACGTTTCCTTTTCCTAGAAGAGTGGCGTGCTCTTTGCTGCTGCCCAGCACGGATGCCTCCTCCTCGCTGGCCTTTCTCAGGGCTCCCATCCCTGCACTGCAGTGCCCACACGGAGGCGGCTCCTGTGCAAGAATCTAGCCTCACGTCGGATCCTTGCATTGAAGCTGCTGCACATTCGCTGTGGGCTTTTGGCTCGTGCTCCTGGgtgtcgctgctgctgctgctgctgtcagtgATGCTGTTGGCCGCTTGCCTCATTTTGTTCTCCACAGGTAATGTTCCTTTCCCTACTTTTACCTGATTCTTAGCTCTGAGAAACTAGGCAGGCTGAATTTTTATGCACTTCTAAACTTTCAATGAGTTCTTCCCCCCCCTTGCAGTTTAGATGAAACATTTTTCACGTTCTTCTTAAGCATGTCTCTTATTTCTAATGTTTCATTCCCAGGAAAGTGTAAGGATTCTCAGGGTTACGTCTCCTCCTCCTACATCTTTTTGTAAAAGCCAGGGGTGAAAAATTGCCACTTTTAACTATCTGCCCCTCCTTTTTAGCCCCCACAGTGTTACCAGCCCAGTTATTCCTCCTGTATCCAACTCAGCAGTTCCAATTTGTGGACATTGGAGGGACGGCACAGATCTCGTGCGCTTCTACAGAAAGAATTGAAGATGATGGATTTTTATTCAGCTGGTACAAAGGAAGAGAACATGGGATGCCTGTTTTAATCAAGAGTTGCATTGATAACCAAACTGCAGGCAAATTTGCTTGCAAAGCTAAAGGTCAAAACACCACATTGGAGATCTCGAACGTCCAAACATCCGATTCTGGCCTATATTTCTGTGCCGAAAGAGATTCTAGCACCCTGTATTTCAGCAATGGCTCGACCTCGCTGATCATTGGAGGTAAGAGAGCAGGGCTGAGCTTTCAAGTAGAAATGctgattggcaaaggctggttgCTGTGTGTTAATTCTAAAAGCATCAGAGTCCCAATGCAAGCGCAGTTAAATAAGAGCCAGTTCTCATGACCAACCCCATACATCACAGACAATATTCTTGATGACTTCTGTCCACCACTGTCATGTATGGGGGTGGTCTTGTGTTCTGCTAGGTGGTGCCAGAGGTCGGCCTCATCAGGCATCTTCTGGGGCCAAATCTCATCGAGGGTCCACCACATTCCTCAGCTGCCCTGCCATTTTCCCTTTGTAATTGGCTCCAGGGAAGGTAGAGGTAGAAAAAACCATGAATTTATCTCTAACTGCTGTGGCACAAAGTGAGAACACCCAGAGTCCACCACACCTGGGAAGGCTACAGATTACAGGATTCCTTGATGGAAGCCCATTAAAGTGGTACAAAGGTTAAGATTGTTGTAGCATATATCTACCCTTTGGTTTGGGGAAGCTACAATCACATTTGCAGTGGGTGCTTTCAGTACATTCCTTGAGAGGTTATAGAGGCTCATTTGATCAATGGTTTGTTTATTCGGAATAAGTGAGTGTctttttctctccatttctcatttttacagtcttaGGTTATCTGCATTTCCACTTGGAAATTCATTTAAGTGCTAATTCCCCCTAAAATAGACATTTTAACATGCAATGTCCCCTCATATTCACATTCTTGCAAAGGATATTTTCCCTACTTCTGTTTTCCCTaacgtaatgcattttgtatgttgttttcaccaactTATgcatttaatgcatattttaccTTAGTACATGCATTATTGTATACACCacttggccagagaactgcattacaaaatttggtcgagtttgaattttgaaagatggccttGTTTCGGTCTGCATGTTGTTTCAGGCATTGCAGATCaagtagatttggctttaaatgtgaactgaatcagatttctcccccgtGCCTATGGTTCATGAATTAATTTAGTAAATTGATAAGCTGCCCTTCAGAGCAAGGAAGCTTTGCTTTTGATTTGTTTTGGGGGGGCAGTGAGGGACCTCTCTTTAATTGTAACAGACATATGGGGACAGAGTAGGTAGCTCTCTCCACAAGAATGTGggggggttggttggttggaaaaAGGAAAGCAAAGTGACAGTCGCTCATGTAAGAAAATGCAGCCCAGCCAAATAATTTCCCCACTGGCTCACACTGTGCACCTGTTCTCTGGGAAGAAAGAAGCCCCCCTTCTCTTCTCAGATGTCAGAAGTGAAGGTGAATGGGCTGAACTAGTACCCAGCACCCGTATAGAATTTGTTCCCCAATTCCACCCAATGCAGCAGATGCAGTGTGTGCAGGAAGCGTTGAAATGCTCTGCCTTTCGAGGAAACCCTTTCCACATCAACTTGTTGGCTATGAAGTTACTAAGCATGCACCCCTGCACATTGCAAAACTTTCAGGGTGGTGGTGATTTGGTGGTGGGAACCATCTGCCTTTTAAGGCTGTTTTCTTGCACTCAGTGGTCTTCTCTTTGAGGAGGCTCTCATGAGCTTCCAAGAAATCCACCATTTCCTGGAGGAAAAGCCAGCACCAGGCTGAAAGCATTTGTGGACATAGGTGGTTGTTCATTGTTCTCACCAGACCGTTACACCCCAAGCACTTGGGTGATGCTTTTACAACCCCATGCACAAGATTCACCTTCCCGGTTCAAGAATCAACTTGCTTGTTTGGTCCACGGACCGTCCAGCTTAGTTCAAGTTTCCTGGGATGTCCCTGGAGATATCCATCACAAGGCGCAGACCCTTTTGGTGAACAGCAGCAGCTCCGTACCCTTTGTCAGTCTCCTTCATGTCCCtatggccactgccagtcagagtagacaagacTGACCCAGATGCAAGAGTAGTGTGACTCAGCCAATGCAAACTTCGTACATTCTACTGCCAATGTGTGAACCTTTCCCCAAAACATCTTTTCAAGAGCATAAAAACTAAAACTCTTAAAAACTTTAGAAAAATctttcttaaaaatatcttttaaaagtcttaaaaagcaactccagcacagatgtggactggaataaggtctctacttaacagacttgttgacagaggaaggtcttcagaaggtgcCAAAAAACAGCAGACACATTCTAAAAGAGAGGCCAGTGATTGGAGCCGCTGTTGCTATTCTTACTGAGCTTCAATATCTCTTTTTTATCAGACAGTTATACCCCAAGCACCTGGGTGATGCTTTTGCAACCTCCTAAGCAAGATCCACCTGCCCAGTTCAAGAACCAGCTCGCTTGCATGGTCCACGGAGTGTCCAGCTTAGTCCAGGTGTCCTGGGACGTCCCCGGAGATCTCCGGCATGAGGCCAGGACCCTTTTGGTGAAAAACAGCAGTGGCTCCTTAACCTTCATCAGCCTCCTTCATGTCCCTATGGATTCACCCATCAGTGGTGAAAATGTCACATGTGAAGTCAGGTTCAACTCTTCGGGCCCCAGAGTGAAGAAGAGTGCCATGTTCAATGCAAGTGAGTTATTTCTGCATGCCTAAATATGCTGTTGTTTGTTGTtaacatttctatcccgcccttcctcttgaaaggagcccagagtggccaacaacaagtgataaaacaataaaaacatcttaaaaacaaaataccttaaaaacaattccatttaAAATGATATGCTTTTATTTGGGAATACACACCATTTCATTGTCGAATAGAAGAATGGATTATTCGCACTCATATTAATCTAAtgttggtccattaatttcaaggggtctGAGTACTATAAAGCTGGAAACCCAATAAATATTAAAAGTAGAAAATAAGAATATGAGCATCTGCTACTTCCTATATGTCCAGCCAGCCCTTGACTGTAATtcttaagaaataaataagaaggGAAGGATGCTGTGGTGACCAGTATTAGCCTTAGTGCTGATGCCAGACCTGCCTGccgctgcctccatcttctccgACTCTGTGGGTAGTCACTGGGGCTTGGCTACGGAGCCCTCTTTGCAAGGCCGAGGTTGTCTTGCCGAGATGATTGCCTTCCCCTGTGATTTAAAATCCCGGTGGGGAGGAAGCTGCCATCGCTGGCTGGAATATCGATCCAAGACAGCCATTTATTCTGAGCGAACAAATCTGTTTTCTCATCTTTTCAAAGCTTCCTCCAGAGACGTTGCCAATGACTGCACAATCTACAGAGTGTCTGTGGCTGCCGTGGGCATCTTGGCGTTGGTGCTGATTGTCCTGAGCTTCCTTTGGGTCTGTCTCAACCAGTGTAATCTAGGTAATAGCAGGAATCATGGCCTAAGAATGGAGTAGCAACTAGGATGATAATTCCTGTCTCAATATCTGTTTATGCAGGAGAAGATTACCgacattgtttcattgtttgcCTTTTCCTTTAGTTTAcgtttttatttccatttctgcAGTTGCATTACATGATTGCTGCTTGGCAGTAGTCATTAGGGTTTATCAGGAATTTTCAGCAGGACGTCAGCTGGAGGTATCCTGCAAACCTCCTTCTCAAAATGTCAGTTGATTGAAGTTAGGGATGGAGAAGAGTTTTGTTTGCAGATTTTAAGAAAACGAAAAAGTAGCAAGATGCATTAAATGGCCTATTTGAGGAGACAATTATGTTGAGATATGCATAGATTGAGACTATTTTAAAAGGAACTTACTTTAAACACATGCTTTGTCTGTGCATAGATTACCAGCTTCAAAGATAGCTAGATCATTATTGTTCTCAATCCGGATTGAAGctggtttggggggaaatgcatcaGAACACAATATTTCATGAGAAGTGACAGGGTAGATACGGATTGTGGCTAATGCTGTGTGGTTGCAGAGTATATGATAGTGTCTTTGCGATAAAAATACTCATTTTGAGTACATATTGAATTATGAATTTTCATgccaacagttaaaaaaaaaaaggtggaatgGGACTAAATGGAATTATGAATAAATGCACACAAAATGGGCAAAGACCAGAAATATACTGATAGGTCCATCACTAATTTAAGTCAGTTTTATTCTACAGGCCAAAATGTCAGCTGTGAGGGAAGCAAGAGGCTGTGTTTGAACCTGTAGGATAGGAAATAGGGGAAGGAACAGtgaggtgccttatactgagtcagagccgttggtccatctagctgagtatcgtctacactgactgcagtggctctccagggttttggttagtgggtctttcctagcccagccctacatggagatgccattgcggagtgaaccagggaccttctgtatgcaaggcagatgctctaaccactgagctatgtggcCCTTCCACAAATGATATTCCTTGGGATATGAATCACACTGGAACCGGGAAATGCAAGGGAATGGGAACCAtggggcaggaatggggaacgtcTGTcgacctccagacattgctggactccagctcccatcatcggcCATGTTGGCTgcgcatatatatgtatatttgcccattttggtttctcccagtttctcattgttccaaatttttgtagcaatctgcaattttttgaattaaaaaatcctcataaaaattcatcaatattttaTTGTGGGTTTCTGCCACGGCATTTTTGTATTGTTCACATTCACCGACGTGTCCATTTGAATGTATATTTTCCTCTAATTTATGCACTTTTGTCcacattggagaactgcattgcaaaatttggagacttGAGAACTTTGgaggataattgtgttttggttcattaATGGATTTgagaagtgtaaattaggtagtttcttgttaaaatgcaaataaaatggaGTTCCTCCTCTACCCTAGTAGCAAAGTCAAATAAAAGTTGGGCAAGTTAAGGAAAAAGAGGGTTGCTCTCTGATgcacatctttttttctttttgatccCAAAGAATTCCAGCGCAAGATCTCCAAACCTCCATCTTCTGAGGTGTCCCAGGTATGACTCTCCAActttgtctgtctgtgtctgtctgtctgtcttgctCTCTTAGAAAAACATCttgagtttattattattattattattattattattattattattattattattattataggatgACACTTGCTATGCCCAGCTGAATCTTCTCTCAAAGTCTGGCGATGGGAACAAGAGGAATTAAGAATTTCTCAGGGGAGAAATGAAAATGTGACCTCAAAAGATTTGACCAACTGATGACGATGACAACAGAGAATCCGTTGGTAGAGATAGTTCATCGACTCTAACCTGGGCACCTGTGGTTCATGCCTCGGCCCAATCCCATACTAAATCTGAGGCTCCATGCCAGATGTGGTCTGCTGATCTCTGTCTCCCATCAGTAAATGTGGAATAAATTAGGAACCAGCCTGAAATGGTATATTGTGAAAATGATCAGGTTTATTATGTATCTTATGGCAAAATACCTACACAAATGAAGGAGTGACTAATGATACATCTGACCCTTTTGAAAACGTATGCCCCACGTTCAGGTCCAGACTGAGACCCCAGCAGGAGATTTCCTTCCTGATCCATAGGAAGCATAGGAATATACGAAACTGCCTTTGACTCAgttttgcctacactgactggcagcagtttcccagggtttcaggcaggggacttctcagtcctacctggagaagtCAGAccttggaaccttttgcatgcaaaacatgactgttactcttttttcccttttgacagaagtgggtgaaatttgcaggcacagtaACCCCTCCGGAGTTGATAATGCCTTTCAAATTACCTGCAGATAGGTCTCAGATTTCTTGTGCTGGGtacctttaacttttttttttggtggaaTGTCTATATCTTTTTTTCTTCGGGGGCAGAATTGGATACAAATTACAGGCAAGGTCGTTCTTTCTGAGAGCAAGTCTGCTCCGTCTTCTGTGTGGCAGCTCTTCAGATATTTTGAAGTT is a window from the Rhineura floridana isolate rRhiFlo1 chromosome 22, rRhiFlo1.hap2, whole genome shotgun sequence genome containing:
- the LOC133375164 gene encoding uncharacterized protein LOC133375164, whose translation is RIEDDGFLFSWYKGREHGMPVLIKSCIDNQTAGKFACKAKGQNTTLEISNVQTSDSGLYFCAERDSSTLYFSNGSTSLIIGDSYTPSTWVMLLQPPKQDPPAQFKNQLACMVHGVSSLVQVSWDVPGDLRHEARTLLVKNSSGSLTFISLLHVPMDSPISGENVTCEVRFNSSGPRVKKSAMFNATSSRDVANDCTIYRVSVAAVGILALVLIVLSFLWVCLNQCNLEFQRKISKPPSSEVSQDDTCYAQLNLLSKSGDGNKRN